The Cellulomonas wangleii genome includes a region encoding these proteins:
- a CDS encoding DUF4012 domain-containing protein: MSTTRAEPGGAADAAAPGPGAGAADAAADRTADAAVSEPATAGPGAGPRRHRRTVARVLALLAVVLLLLGAWLASRVWQAVTALQDARDLLGDVALGTAVDAALDPALTDDLAAVRAATSRAAAASTDPVWRTAEHLPWAGEQLAAVRVVAGSLDAVAGQVLPAVEDLRALLGGGVRGPDGRVDVEALVPLVARVEEAAATASAARADVAALDPDRLVGPLAEPVRTTQDALARVDEELGPAGRTAGVLPAMLGVDGPRTYLVLALNTAELRAAGGIVGTLVAVRVEDGRVTLADRRGARDLAGAGRLVLPLTAEESALWGDDLGRWAQNAVSTPDFPRTAELVVAHWARAGGGPVDGVLATDPVAVAGLVGATGPVPDPDGGDLGADRLAAALLRDAYVAHPEPADSDDYFGAVVAGILDAVGAGAGDPRDLLAAGRDAVDERRLRVWSAHPDEQERLVATVAGGAFTSGPFADQPGIFLDDATQAKLGAYLATGVTFRDARCTGPDPAVTAVLRLEYRPPAGIEGFPRYVTGSPGPDVPVGTLLTAVSVWSAQGGPPLVVTRDGAPATGSTATADGRHVQRLASRLAPGQVQEVAVDVPLRDGAVTLWTTPTLTQPGVAAYRCR; encoded by the coding sequence GTGAGCACGACCAGGGCGGAGCCGGGTGGCGCGGCGGACGCCGCCGCACCGGGGCCGGGCGCAGGCGCAGCCGACGCTGCCGCGGACCGGACGGCCGACGCGGCGGTGAGCGAGCCCGCGACCGCCGGGCCGGGTGCAGGCCCGCGCCGCCACCGCCGCACCGTCGCGCGGGTCCTCGCCCTGCTCGCCGTCGTCCTGCTGCTGCTTGGGGCGTGGCTCGCGTCCCGCGTGTGGCAGGCGGTCACGGCGCTGCAGGACGCCCGCGACCTGCTCGGCGACGTCGCGCTCGGGACGGCCGTCGACGCCGCGCTGGACCCCGCGCTCACCGACGACCTCGCCGCCGTGCGCGCCGCCACCTCGCGCGCCGCCGCCGCGAGCACCGACCCCGTGTGGCGCACCGCCGAGCACCTGCCGTGGGCGGGGGAGCAGCTCGCGGCCGTCCGCGTGGTCGCCGGCTCCCTCGACGCCGTCGCCGGCCAGGTCCTGCCCGCGGTCGAGGACCTGCGTGCCCTGCTGGGCGGTGGCGTGCGCGGCCCGGACGGGCGCGTCGACGTCGAGGCCCTGGTGCCGCTGGTCGCCCGCGTCGAGGAGGCCGCCGCGACCGCGTCCGCCGCGCGCGCCGACGTCGCCGCGCTGGACCCCGACCGCCTGGTCGGCCCGCTCGCCGAGCCGGTGCGCACCACCCAGGACGCCCTCGCCCGCGTCGACGAGGAGCTGGGCCCGGCCGGACGCACCGCCGGTGTGCTGCCGGCCATGCTCGGGGTCGACGGTCCGCGCACCTACCTGGTGCTCGCGCTCAACACCGCCGAGCTGCGCGCCGCCGGCGGCATCGTCGGCACGCTCGTCGCGGTGCGGGTCGAGGACGGGCGGGTCACCCTGGCCGACCGCCGTGGCGCGCGCGACCTCGCCGGCGCCGGGCGGCTCGTGCTGCCGCTGACCGCCGAGGAGTCCGCCCTGTGGGGCGACGACCTGGGGCGGTGGGCGCAGAACGCCGTGTCCACCCCCGACTTCCCGCGCACCGCCGAGCTGGTGGTGGCGCACTGGGCGCGCGCCGGCGGAGGACCCGTGGACGGCGTGCTCGCCACCGACCCCGTCGCCGTCGCGGGGCTGGTCGGGGCGACCGGGCCCGTGCCCGACCCCGACGGCGGTGACCTCGGGGCCGACCGCCTCGCCGCGGCTCTGCTGCGCGACGCCTACGTGGCCCACCCGGAGCCCGCGGACTCCGACGACTACTTCGGTGCCGTCGTCGCCGGCATCCTCGACGCCGTCGGCGCCGGTGCCGGGGACCCGCGCGACCTGCTGGCAGCGGGCCGCGACGCGGTCGACGAGCGCCGCCTGCGGGTGTGGTCCGCGCACCCCGACGAGCAGGAGCGGCTGGTCGCGACCGTCGCCGGCGGCGCGTTCACCTCCGGCCCGTTCGCCGACCAGCCGGGGATCTTCCTCGACGACGCCACGCAGGCCAAGCTCGGCGCCTACCTCGCCACCGGCGTGACGTTCCGCGACGCGCGGTGCACCGGGCCCGACCCCGCCGTGACCGCCGTGCTGCGCCTGGAGTACCGCCCGCCCGCCGGCATCGAGGGCTTCCCGCGCTACGTCACCGGGTCACCGGGGCCCGACGTGCCCGTCGGGACGCTGCTCACGGCCGTGTCCGTGTGGTCCGCGCAGGGCGGCCCGCCGCTGGTCGTCACGCGCGACGGCGCACCGGCCACCGGCAGCACCGCCACCGCCGACGGGCGTCACGTGCAGCGCCTCGCCTCACGGCTGGCGCCCGGGCAGGTCCAGGAGGTCGCCGTCGACGTCCCGCTGCGCGACGGCGCCGTGACGCTCTGGACGACCCCGACCCTCACCCAGCCCGGCGTCGCCGCCTACCGCTGCCGCTGA
- a CDS encoding SRPBCC domain-containing protein, whose product MTAHQTTALVDDTTSTVSRTVRVEATPARVFEVLTREDLVARWFGQRASLPDLRVGGTGTLGWDGEGDSPVRIEAYDPPRRFAFAWPGCGGDLDPATELTVTFTLAPDGDGTLLTVVETGFDRLGDERLRQLADHRDGWTEELDELVALVAGGVAV is encoded by the coding sequence ATGACCGCTCACCAGACCACCGCACTCGTCGACGACACCACGTCGACCGTCTCCCGCACGGTCCGTGTCGAGGCCACGCCCGCCCGCGTGTTCGAGGTCCTCACACGCGAGGACCTCGTCGCCCGCTGGTTCGGGCAGCGCGCCTCGCTGCCGGACCTGCGCGTCGGCGGTACCGGCACCCTCGGGTGGGACGGTGAGGGCGACAGCCCGGTGCGGATCGAGGCCTACGACCCGCCGCGCCGCTTCGCCTTCGCGTGGCCCGGCTGCGGGGGCGATCTCGACCCCGCCACCGAGCTGACCGTGACCTTCACGCTCGCACCCGACGGCGACGGCACGTTGCTCACGGTCGTGGAGACGGGCTTCGACAGGCTCGGCGACGAGCGGCTGCGCCAGCTCGCGGACCACCGGGACGGCTGGACCGAGGAGCTCGACGAGCTCGTGGCGCTCGTCGCCGGCGGGGTGGCGGTGTGA
- a CDS encoding ArsR/SmtB family transcription factor: MTSASGTTDVVAVCAALGDETRWRVLTEVGRGEASASALAERLPVSRQAIAKHLAVLAEVGLVEPVRAGREVRYRAVGARLGLLARTLDAVGARWDERLAAIARLAEAPPG, encoded by the coding sequence GTGACGTCCGCGAGCGGCACGACGGACGTCGTCGCGGTCTGCGCCGCGCTGGGCGACGAGACCCGGTGGCGGGTCCTCACCGAGGTCGGGCGTGGCGAGGCGTCGGCGTCCGCACTGGCCGAGCGGCTCCCGGTGAGCCGCCAGGCCATCGCCAAGCACCTCGCCGTGCTGGCCGAGGTGGGGCTGGTCGAGCCCGTGCGGGCGGGGCGCGAGGTGCGGTACCGGGCGGTCGGCGCCCGCCTCGGGCTGCTCGCGCGCACGCTCGACGCCGTCGGCGCCCGCTGGGACGAGCGTCTGGCCGCGATCGCACGCCTCGCGGAGGCGCCGCCGGGGTGA
- a CDS encoding LPXTG cell wall anchor domain-containing protein, producing the protein MRAFIRVCAAAGLVLALTALAPSATAATPAPPAAAQDDCTRGTDGYGAELPCEVEVAVLSPVCDGGVPRLQYVVRPVGTDQTTVTVTFVNPTGPDVVLADQPLSGSVLWPGAVVGADGTGLDWPGWRLENGTWVVGDEYDWVRPSVEVQFSVNPTASAVVAYPPSSPVCLTQPERADVLSAGVEPAAVGTQAAPAERAEVLSATGSSAGPIALIGAGLVLAGVAGVLAARRRRA; encoded by the coding sequence ATGCGCGCGTTCATCCGGGTCTGTGCCGCCGCAGGCCTCGTCCTGGCCCTGACGGCGCTGGCCCCGTCGGCCACTGCCGCGACGCCCGCGCCGCCCGCCGCCGCCCAGGACGACTGCACGCGCGGCACCGACGGCTACGGCGCCGAGCTGCCGTGCGAGGTCGAGGTCGCCGTCCTGTCGCCCGTGTGCGACGGCGGCGTGCCGCGGCTGCAGTACGTCGTGCGGCCCGTGGGCACGGACCAGACCACCGTCACCGTCACCTTCGTCAACCCCACCGGTCCCGACGTCGTCCTGGCCGACCAGCCGCTGTCCGGCAGCGTGCTGTGGCCCGGCGCCGTCGTCGGCGCCGACGGCACCGGCCTCGACTGGCCCGGCTGGCGCCTCGAGAACGGCACGTGGGTCGTCGGCGACGAGTACGACTGGGTCCGCCCGTCGGTCGAGGTCCAGTTCTCGGTCAACCCGACCGCGTCCGCCGTCGTGGCCTACCCGCCGTCCAGCCCCGTCTGCCTCACGCAGCCCGAGCGTGCCGACGTGCTGTCCGCCGGGGTCGAGCCCGCGGCCGTCGGCACGCAGGCCGCGCCCGCCGAGCGGGCCGAGGTGCTGTCCGCGACCGGCTCGTCCGCCGGGCCGATCGCGCTGATCGGCGCCGGGCTCGTGCTGGCCGGGGTCGCCGGGGTGCTCGCCGCACGTCGCCGCCGCGCCTGA
- the serC gene encoding phosphoserine transaminase, whose translation MPDADALSHLTIPADLLPRDGRFGSGPSKVRREQVDALAAVGTTLLGTSHRQAPVRSLVGRVRAGLAALFDAPDGYEVVLGNGGSTTFWDVATLCLVQERAAHARFGEFGAKFAAATTRAPFLAPSHVVSAPAGQVAVPEHVDGVDAYAWPHNETSTGVIAPVRRVAGSRDALMLVDGTSAAGGTTLDVSQTDVYYFAPQKSFASDGGLWLALASPAAVERAARVEGGDRWVPESLSFTTAVTNSRADQTLNTPAVATLVLLAEQIDWMLEQGGLAWAAQRTATSAGHLYSWAESRDWAAPFVADPALRSPVVGTVDLAPEVEASTVTAVLRRHGVVDIEPYRKLGRNQLRVGMYPAVEPDDVLALTACIDHVVEQLV comes from the coding sequence GTGCCCGACGCCGACGCCCTGAGCCACCTGACGATCCCCGCCGACCTGCTGCCCCGGGACGGGCGGTTCGGCTCCGGCCCGTCCAAGGTGCGACGCGAGCAGGTCGACGCACTGGCCGCCGTGGGCACCACGCTGCTGGGCACGTCGCACCGGCAGGCGCCGGTGCGCAGCCTGGTGGGTCGGGTGCGCGCCGGCCTGGCCGCCCTGTTCGACGCGCCCGACGGCTACGAGGTCGTGCTGGGCAACGGCGGGTCGACCACCTTCTGGGACGTCGCGACGCTGTGCCTGGTGCAGGAGCGCGCCGCGCACGCGCGGTTCGGGGAGTTCGGTGCCAAGTTCGCCGCGGCCACCACGCGTGCGCCGTTCCTGGCGCCGTCGCACGTGGTGAGCGCGCCCGCGGGGCAGGTCGCGGTGCCGGAGCACGTCGACGGCGTCGACGCGTACGCGTGGCCCCACAACGAGACCTCGACGGGCGTGATCGCGCCGGTGCGCCGCGTCGCGGGCTCGCGCGACGCGCTGATGCTCGTCGACGGCACGTCGGCAGCGGGTGGCACGACCCTCGACGTGTCCCAGACCGACGTCTACTACTTCGCCCCGCAGAAGTCGTTCGCCTCGGACGGCGGGCTGTGGCTCGCGCTGGCGTCCCCGGCCGCGGTCGAGCGGGCCGCCCGCGTCGAGGGCGGCGACCGCTGGGTGCCGGAGTCCCTGTCGTTCACGACGGCGGTCACGAACTCGCGCGCCGACCAGACCCTCAACACCCCGGCCGTGGCGACCCTGGTGCTGCTGGCCGAGCAGATCGACTGGATGCTCGAGCAGGGCGGCCTGGCGTGGGCCGCGCAGCGCACCGCGACGTCGGCCGGGCACCTGTACTCCTGGGCGGAGAGCCGCGACTGGGCCGCGCCGTTCGTCGCGGACCCGGCGCTGCGCTCCCCCGTGGTCGGCACGGTCGACCTGGCCCCGGAGGTCGAGGCGTCGACCGTGACGGCGGTGCTGCGCCGCCACGGGGTGGTCGACATCGAGCCCTACCGCAAGCTGGGCCGCAACCAGCTGCGGGTGGGCATGTACCCGGCGGTCGAGCCCGACGACGTCCTGGCGCTCACCGCGTGCATCGACCACGTGGTCGAGCAGCTGGTCTGA
- a CDS encoding metal-dependent transcriptional regulator encodes MSDLIDTTEMYLKTIYELTEEGITPLRARIAERLGHSGPTVSQTVARMERDGLVVVTGDRHLELTPDGLAKAVRVMRKHRLAERLLTDVIGLDWPHVHEEACRWEHVMSERVEKRLAALLDHPHFDPYGNPIPGLDEIGEERTPVRFLDGVVPLTALGAAADGTAVIARIAEPLQVDVELLVRLAEAGVVPGAEVSVERTTGVVTVGVAGSGTVLDLPYDVARHIFVGA; translated from the coding sequence GTGAGCGACCTGATCGACACGACCGAGATGTATCTCAAGACGATCTACGAGCTCACCGAGGAAGGCATCACCCCCCTGCGCGCCCGGATCGCCGAGCGCCTCGGGCACTCGGGTCCCACCGTGTCGCAGACCGTCGCCCGCATGGAGCGCGACGGCCTGGTCGTCGTCACCGGCGACCGGCACCTGGAGCTGACCCCCGACGGGCTGGCCAAGGCCGTGCGGGTCATGCGCAAGCACCGCCTGGCCGAGCGTCTGCTCACCGACGTCATCGGCCTGGACTGGCCGCACGTCCACGAGGAGGCGTGCCGCTGGGAGCACGTCATGAGCGAGCGGGTCGAGAAGCGCCTGGCCGCCCTGCTGGACCACCCGCACTTCGACCCGTACGGCAACCCCATCCCCGGCCTGGACGAGATCGGCGAGGAGCGCACGCCCGTGCGGTTCCTCGACGGCGTGGTGCCGCTGACCGCCCTCGGCGCGGCCGCCGACGGCACCGCGGTGATCGCGCGCATCGCCGAGCCCCTGCAGGTCGACGTCGAGCTGCTGGTCCGGCTGGCCGAGGCCGGCGTCGTGCCGGGGGCCGAGGTGAGCGTCGAGCGGACCACCGGGGTGGTCACCGTCGGCGTGGCGGGCTCCGGGACCGTGCTCGACCTGCCGTACGACGTGGCGCGGCACATCTTCGTCGGGGCCTGA